The nucleotide sequence ccAGGAATAAGTGCCACAAAGCAAATTCTCAAGTTATAAAAAGCACTGGTACTCTGAACAAACACATAAGAAATAAACCAAATTGatataatactcaaaattcaTTAAATGAAATGGTTCATTGACCTCGAACTTAACATTTTCATGGTGTTTATTATCTGTATTCTCCTAATATGCAAAGCACATACAGTGAAGATTTCATTTTTGGCAATTTTCAGTCTTCAAGACCAGTGGTCTTAATCTTTGATTGGTTTTCTAAATTCTCCACAATATTTTTGAGAtaatcttcatcttttaaaaaatatacatataattctCTTTCCACTTGATGCAGCTTATTAGATgccaaaagttttctttttgtcttcacgTCAGCAAAAATATCAGTAAGATGATGATTTAGTTTATTTAGCTGAGATTCAACTTGATGAAACTGCTCCGTTAGCTCCTAAAAGGAAAACATAATGCTTTTTAATTCAATATCTCTATTCATAACACCAATCATAAATCTTAAGTGTAATTTACATAGGAAGAATCTAAATGATATAATGATTATTCCCACAACCTCAACAATAAATGAACCTCAATTAAAAATCCATAGCAGGATTAATAAAAAGTCTATGTAAGATCCATTGAAACAACTTCTGTAGGCAAGTTTAAGTGACTCAAAGCAAATTCATACTCCCTGAAGGGTATTTGATATGTAAACTGTTGTGCATATTTATACATTCAACAAGTATCCTAAATGCCTACCTATACCATGCACTGTTTTAGAGTCTACAGCTATAAAaatgaacaccaaaaaaaaaagaaaagaacaccaTTTCCTCCTTGGAACTTATCATTCTGCCAAAGTAATCAAACCTTGTTTTAGCCTAACCTGTTTACTTGACACCAGAGGTACTGAGAAAACCTTGAAATGAAGCAATtaccaataaaaataattgtcttaatctggatttttcttttttcacactgttATAGAAGATGGAATTACATGTAACATTTAACAATCCTGATTTACCATGTAATTCTTCTCAAAAACCTAGACATTCTGGACCCCTCACATTTAATAATTGAAATTCCTCACTTCTTAACATTAAAAGCAGCTTAGGTTTTCTAACCATGCTTTCTACTCCTAAAATTTCTCAGCCAGTATTATCAAAGAGGTTCTCAGACAATCTGTAGCTATAACTACCCCTCAACTTCAACCACTTCTCAGAATGATCCCCAGTATGGTAATCACCTGGTGCTTGCTATGAATAGCTACCTCACTCCACACTAAATCACTGCAACAAAGTCAGAAGCCACATTTCAACAGGCTCCCTGGTGATTCTAATGCACAAGTTCAAGAGTACTAGCTTTACACATGTCATAAATGCCAGCTCCAAAGAGCAGTACTTCTTAaactacattaagaaaaaaaaaatcaagtagtaGCTACAGTAAGTGGCCTCTGAGGAAAAACCCTGTAAActggaaaacaatgagaaacatcTCACCTTTAATTTCAATACTAAAGATCTTAATAGTTACTAAAATACTACtacaaatatggaaaaatattcaACTTCATTAAcaaaaatgcaagttaaaattcATATGGATGACATTTTATATCTTACTGGGctaggaaaaaacataaaataatgataCCCAATGACATTACAGTAAAATCAGCATATTTTAGGGATTCTAGAATGGATTCTTTCACACTTCAATATAACGGAAATCAATATGCACTGTGTAATTAAGAGCATCCTGTAACTGTCATTGACCAGACATTCGTAAGCAGCACTTTATCACACATATAATACCCCACACTGCAAGacttgcagggtcttagttccctaaccagggatcagagccatgcccctgcactggaagcacggagtcctaaccactggacaccaggggaTCCCAGCACCAGTTTTTTTTCCAATCCTTACTGTGGTTAAGAACACATGACATGAGATCTCTCCTCTTAACAAACTCAAGGGCACAAAACTGCACTGTTACCTATTAGCACAGCGTTGCGTAGCAGACTGCTAGAACGTGTCCATGTTGCCTTAAGTGAACCTGATACCTACTGATTAACAACTCTCCCTCACTGGCAACCACCAAtgtactctgtgcttccaatgagtcaattttaGATAGCCCAcagtaagtggaatcatgcactGTTTCTTGGGACTAGCTTATTTTCCCTTAGCATAATCTCcccaaggttcattcatgttgtggtattttgcagttgttttttacagctgaataatatttcactgtatgtataaactactatattttctttttttattctgccacagatggacttttgtttttttctacagCTTAGCTATTACAAGTAGGGCTGCAATGAATATGTGAGCAGAGATATCTCTTTAAtatcctatttttatttcctctggatGCATACCCAGGAGGAGGATTacaggatcatatagtagttctatttttaaattcttcaaggaaattccatactgttttccacagtagcttcaccattttgcattcccaccaaaaacGTACATCTTTACAGGGTTCCAATgtccccacatcctcaccaacactactcttttggttttttgataatagtcataaCAGGTGTAAGGCGATGTCTCAACTGTggctttgctttgcatttctctgataattagtgatgtcgaGCAACTACTCATaaacctgttggccatttgtatatcttctttagagaaaagtctattcaagtccttagcccattttaaaattaggtcatttagttgccttttcctactgttcatggggcaagaatactggagtggtttgtcattcccatttccagtgggccacattttgtcagtcaaagtaaagaggaaccaaagagcctcttgataagggtgaaagaggagagtgaaaaagctggcttaaaactcaatattcaaaaaactaagataaggGCATAAgcccccatcacttcatggcaaatagaagaggaaaaaatggaaattgacagattttattttcttgggttccaaaaacactgcagatggtgaccgcagccaagaaatggaaagactcttgctccttggaaggaaagctatgacaaacctagagagcatattaaaaagcagagacatcacgtgGCCGATCaaagtccacatagtcaaagctatggtttttccagtagtcatgcacagatgtgagagttggaccataaagaatgctgagtgtcgaagaattgatgctttcaaattgaggtgctggagaagactcttgagagtccttggacagcaaggagattgaaccagtcaatcctaaaggaaatcaactgtgaatattcattggaaggattgatgctcaAACTATAGCTCctatactctggccacctgatgtgaagagccgactcactggaaaagaccctgatgctggaaagactgagggcaggagaagtgggagacagagaatgagatggttggatagcatcactgactcaatggacataaatttgagcaaattccaggagacagctaagggccagaggagcctggtatgctgtagtccacggggttgcagagtcagaaacgacttaccAGCTGAATAGTAAGTTTTTTGCTATCACCAACACTGTTTATGTACAGTGtggaaaaacacaaaacatatttTGAGTCAAGAAATAACATAGAAAGGGACACTGAATGTGGAGTTTCAGGAATACCTTAATCATTTTAActggcttttttccttttaatgtatATTCCTAAGGGATATGATAAAAACCTATGTCTACCATACCTAAAAGATACCTAATaggtatgaaataaaaattctaaataagaaAGCACTGTGTCAGTATAAATGAAAAAGCCTTTTCTTTCTTAGAAACTCCTGAAATTATGGTATATTGTATGATAAATGGTGTCTAGTAGATATTCAAATAGCTGGTGACATCTGAAGTAGGTAAACTCCTTTGAAAAGCAATATAGCAGTAtcaaaagctaaaaaataatgtgtataaCCCAAGAAACCTCGTAATTCTCTAATACCTCTAAGAGTTCATCCAAATGGTGGACTAGTTACAGAAATTATGACACAGTAATTAAATCAATAGAgtattataaacattaaaaattaaaattattgtaGCATGGAAATGTTCTATTTCATAATGCTAAATAAAAGGACAATATAAAAGATacagaagtaaaggaaaaaagcatctactttgcaaatactaaccaaaagaaaaatagcataggAATATTAATATcggacaaaagaaaattaaaacaaaaagcacaATACAGGGTCATTAGATAATGGCTAAACAGTTAAATCACTGCAATTTAAATCTACCAGAATAATAATTCACTGCAATTTTAAACTTGGATGTAACTTATAAAATAGactcaaatataaataaaacactgaCAGAACTATAATGAGAAATTTTCAAATCCACCATCATAGGatttttacataattatttaaaagatCAAGAAGACAGAATCagtaatagactttaaaaaactaATCACAAATATCACTTCATATCCATGAGGATGACTActacatacttttttaaaagagaaaataacaagTATAGGTGAGGACATGTAGAAACTAGAACCCTGGTACAGTTGCTGGGTAACGTCAGATTCTCCAAAAGTTAAACACAGGCTTACCATGATTCAGCATTCACTCATAGGCATATAcccaaaaggaatgaaaacaggGACTCATATACTTGTACACCaccattcatagcagcattatataCAACAGATAAAAGGTGTAAACAACTCAAGTGTCTatgaacagatgaacagataaacagataaaatGTGATGATAAaatacagatgaacagataaaatgtgatatatacacacaatagaatattcagcaccaaaaaggaataaaattttcaCACCTGATGCAATATGGATGATACTTAAGGATATTATGCTGAGATAAGCCAaagacaaaaggacaaatattattaTATGATTCTACTCTTATAAGATACCTATagtaggcaaattcatagagacaggaaATGGAATAGAGATTACCAGGGGTGGGGAAAAGAAGGAATGGAGAATTAATATTTAACAGGCACAGAGTTTAGCCCATGTGGGATGAGAAAAAAGTTCTGGAAGTAAATGGTGACATGGCTGCATGACACTGCAAATGTTCTTAACGTCATCATAATTGCACacattaaaatggttaaaattgtaaattttacattttgaatattttataataaaaaattattaaaaaaactaatCATAAGCTGGCTTATTTCAAGAAAAGATAAGCTAGTTATTCAGATCAATTCTCCCACAGGAAAAAATGTAAGAAGTGAAATGAAGTATTCTAAAgagtcaaacaaaacaaaatcttcctaggactttgctggtggtccagtgattaaaaaaactgccttacaatgcaggggacgcagattCTATgttgcctggtcagggaactaagatcccacacgccatggggcaactagaaagtccatgccacaactaaagagcctctgctcaccgcaactagggaaagcccacgcaccacagaaGACCCAGCCAAccacaacaacaaacaaaaccccaaggCTTCCTAAAAGCAACAAAGAGATAATAAGACTTCAAAAGACTACAAATCCATAAAACAATGCAGACTGGTAAGAGCGCCCAGAAGCTGCTTTACTCAATCACTAATCTTGAAAAAACAGAATCCATGATTCCTGAGACTGACAAGATGAGTGGTAAAGTGCAAGGTCCATAGAAGAAAGGAAGTCAAACAGCAGACTGTCTTTGTAATAAACTAAGGACACCAAAAATCATAAGATCAGGATGGCCAGAGCAGGAAGAGCCCTTGGTTAGAATCACAGTCCAGACAGGAatcatctgttgttgttcagtcactcagtcatgtcaaattCCTTACAACCCAAACGActaaagcatgccaggcttccctgtccttcaccatctcccagagcttactcaaactcatgtccattgtgtcggtgatgccattcaaccatctcatcctccaaaaCAGACTTTGAACCCAGCTTATGGTTCAGAACTGGTAGTGCTGTTAATATCTAAGCGAATATACATGAAGGCAAAAGACATTTAAGGAGGgtcttttatgtattttaatgtatGAGGGTCCTTTCACCAGAAAGATACTGATTTTAAATTTGGATGCCTCAATAAGTGGTAATGGGACAATTTGGTTattcatggggaaaaaataagaataaagttaGAATTCTACTTCTCATGTCATAAACTCCTGGTGGATTAAAGAACTGAACTAGAACATCATAAACGTTTCAGATAAAGTAAAAGAGACTGTCATTACTATGTTAAGGGCAAACTTTCACAAGATATAAAAAACAGCAAACCGTAAGAGTGATAAATTACATCAAaattgaaatctttaaaaaaaaaaagccaaaaacaaacTAACAggtaacaataaaaaagaaaaaaataagacacacATAGGGAGCGAACATATGCAACACACACCACTGACAAATGACTGGCATTGGAAATATGTAAAAGAGCTCCTACCCAAAAGGGACTCAACCTCCatgatcatcagagaaatgcaaattataacCTCAACAGGATGCTATTTTATATCTATGCAGAgtgagaaaaaattataaatgcaaaTAGCACTCTGTGATGAAAAAAATACGGTAAAAGAGCATCTCTTAAAACACTGCTGGTACAATATGGTACAACCAGTTCTAAAATCAGTTTGCTGTATAATGTAAAACAGAACCTGttattcagcaattccactcctatgtgaggtgacagagagagagagagagagagatgcatcTATAAGACATGCAACAAGGCTATCCATAGCTGTATGATCTACAAcagcaaaaactggaaataatctaaatgtcttGTCAACAGAACAGGTAATTAAATTGTGGAATTTCACATAAGGGAATACcaactatacaaaagagaaaactataaaTGAACTACTATAAATGAGCTAAGTTTTACAAATATCCACATGGATGAAACCCAAAATCATATTAAGAAACAAGCAAGTTactgaaaaatatacataataaaatcTATATAAAGTTCAGAAACATACAAAACTAAATAACACACGGTCTGTATTACAAGTATAAGAAAGCAAATGACAAAACTTAGCATTGTAGTTCCTCCCTAAAAAACGAGAGGGAAATGCTATTAGAAGGATCATGATATTGCTAAGGGTACACAGAATTTGAAAGATATAAGAGCAATCCTCCGTGTGTTAAAATAGGTGAAAAAACTACAGGCAtggttttttttcttcattctcacCATAAACATTACTATCCTTtcatatctgaaatatataataaattttaaaaactttgaccaaaactatttgaaaaatacatttatatgtgAATAAATATGAGATATAAAAATGCTACTATCAGAGAAACGGGGTGATATTTTCTTCATGTTAACATTTTCTTTAGTATCTTTTACaatgaacattattttttttaagcatttttaattaCCATCGTAAGCACCTACCTGATCACTAAGCAAAAGCTGATTTCCTCCTTGATACAAAGCTTCACAAAGCATGTTCACATCATTGTTTAGTTTGGACAGAAAGGAAGAATGTTCCTGAGCAGATACTGCCAACTGCTCTTGTACCAAAGAAACATCCTGTTTTAACTTCTCAGCTACTTCTTCCAGGTTTCCATGGgttataaataattcttttttcttattctctcCTTCTAAAAGTTGATAAAGCCTCAAATgtggaaataaaaattagaaaaaattcttaagtcagtatagttttcaaaattataaCCCACTATATTGGGACATCTTTGGGGAAAGCTAACAATTTGTATATATAAATCAAACAATTAAAAACTTTCCAACTACAATACTATCTCATTACAGAAATACATATTCTAATTATTGTATCTGAATCCCCAGTTTTCCTCTCTTCCAAGTTTTAGACATAAAATTCTTTTTGACTTTAACTGCCATTAACCTACTTCAATTAAAGTAACATTTCAGAGAGACCGCCCTAAAAAACACTTCTTTCACAGCACACAACTATGATGTAGCAGAAACCGCAAAGAACTTGAAACAGAAGACTTAGGTCTGAGTTCTGGCTGTCATGTAAGACCTAAGTCAAATCAATCTTTGAgatttaattttcacatcttaACATCTACCTAATTTTAAAGGACTGTGGTagacttaaaagagaaaaattgaaaatacaagctacataaatattaatagtaaacTTGCTACTCCAGTCATGTCCACATTTTCTTGACAAATTAAATTTCTAATGAGGCTATTTTAATACTTCAAACATTAATGGCAGAAAAATCCTACAGTACAAAAGGAAAATGTGAGGCAGCACCTTCTACACATATATGACAAAAAGTATCTGCTCTTTTTCTTAAGTCTTCCTAAAACTGGTTCAAAGTGAAAAGTAGTTagagtgttaagtcactcagttgtgtccaactcttcgtgactccatgaactgtagcctgccaagttcctctgtccatggaattcaccaggcaagaatatgggagtgggaagccattcccatctccatgggattttctggacccagggatcgaacccgggtctcctgcaccgcaggcagattctttaccatctcagccccAAGGAAGCCTCAAACCAATTCAAGTCCAAGGCTAATTCTGTTCTTGTGGAATGTGACTACACAATTTCAGGGGGCACCATTCACACAGAATCATGATGTCAATGCCACCTTCTAAAACTGTGCAATGACGTAGCTCTATCCATGCCCTTCATTTCattaataagaataaaaagtATCAGATGATTTTCTTCTAGTCTAGAGAAAAAGCAGCAGTAGAATCCAGATTTTTGAGTCCTTTTACTACTTTAGCCACTCAATTTCAGTATCTCCACACCATTAACTGCTCAGACATCCAGAAGAGACCAGAAGCTAGCAGTCATTCTTACTGATTCACCTGACTAGATGCAAAAATGAAGTCTTCTCTCCTCTCTACCGCTGCCTTCTCCAAATGTAATCAATTCTCTGCTCAGCAATACTTGCTATACACCAAGCTGTATTCAAACTTCCTGCTGGAGTTaacctcctgccccaaatctaAAAGCATCTAAATAATAGCATCCAAACATGAATAAAGGTCTTGTATTGTATATTTTCAATTCTCCAAACCATCCACCTCACCTCTAAACCAGCTACTTCTAGATCTAACATAAATGGAAAAGGTTAgccctcaattttaaaaaatttaaaaaaaaaataaaattaactgaggaattggaaaaaaaaactaaaagaaacatAGACCCATGTAACAGAAAGGCGGAAGAATCCAAAAGCCAAAAATGAAGTGCAAAGAACTTTTAAACTTTCACAAACCTTAGTTCAAATTCTAGTACTTtacaaaaacaaatagaaaaataattactcactaaagaaacaaagaaacctACCTATGAGTAGAAGAATCCTTGGTATCAATGGTATTCCTTGGATTTATCTGCTGAGATACTGATGGGTCTGTTAGCATTTCTAATCGTTGGTGGAACATCAAATTACTTTGATTAAGTAGGTGAACCAAGTTTTCCAGCTGACGATATACGTCCCAATGCTTTCTCAATTCAATTTCATATGATAAATGAAGAAGATCAAATGATGCCTTTTGCTTTATCAACTGATTTAAAACGAACTCTTGTCTTGCTGTGTAATAGTCTTGTTTAGCAATCTGTCGATCAAAATCTCCCTTTACAACTGGCATATTCAATAACTGGGCATTCTCTTTTACCACAGCAGGcaaaattttgtcttttatatgAGTGATTTGTTCTTCAAGTTTCAGAATTTCACTGTTCAAGCTAGAAATTTTAGCATCCAAATTATCTTTGCCAAGAGCCtacacaaacaaaacaattacatTTCAAACTGTAAATACAAAGTAggaatagttttaaaattattttcactttccATCTTAGTTTATGAGATAACACACTAATAGAAACTGGTTTCAAATTAACAAAAGCCAAAATCACAGTTTAAAATGGCACAGTGAAGATGAAACCAAGGGTAAAGCCATTATGAATTGCTAAATTTTAATGTTATTACTACTATGTAAAATACTATACACATAAATGGCTACCAAAACAGAGATCTTGtcagatttgttttaaaaaaaaaaaatcacccattaTGACACTGCTTACCAAACCCTAATATATGCTATTTatgcttttcttaaaataatctgAGGAGctcttctcccaccttccttcTTGACTTTAGAACCTCTACAGAATGACAGGACTTCATACAACATTCTGAAGTTTGTGACAATTATAGGTATTTAGCTTCAGAAAAACTGTTCTTTTTACTCAACTATCTACTGGTTACATGACCAGGAAAGCAAGCTACCCAGGAGTGCAGGTAGATATCTTTAATACATCTGtacattcttaaaaaataatcaagagTTTCAATCCACTGAACTGGATTTCTAATTTCGTTAGCACCATCCTCTGGTCAGAGCAAATAAGGCATAACAGCAATAAGGCTCTTTACTCATTTA is from Dama dama isolate Ldn47 chromosome 6, ASM3311817v1, whole genome shotgun sequence and encodes:
- the HAUS3 gene encoding HAUS augmin-like complex subunit 3 isoform X3, which produces MSCGKDFVETLKKIGYPKADSLNGEDFDWLFVENEQFLKWFCENVNEQNVLSEEELEAFSILQKSGKPILEGAALDEVLKTCKASDLKTPTLNDKELEKLEDEVQTLQKLKNLKIQRRNKCQLMASVTSHKSLRLKAKEEETNKKLKQSQGILNATNTKISNELHTLTDGVAKLMTFFRRSNLGQGTNPLVFLSQLSLQNYLSQEEQSTAALTLYTKKQFFQGIHEVVESSNEENFQLLDMQAPSVCDNQEVLEESRLEMARLQLAYICAQHQLIHLKANNLSLKSSIKWAEENLHSLTSKALGKDNLDAKISSLNSEILKLEEQITHIKDKILPAVVKENAQLLNMPVVKGDFDRQIAKQDYYTARQEFVLNQLIKQKASFDLLHLSYEIELRKHWDVYRQLENLVHLLNQSNLMFHQRLEMLTDPSVSQQINPRNTIDTKDSSTHRLYQLLEGENKKKELFITHGNLEEVAEKLKQDVSLVQEQLAVSAQEHSSFLSKLNNDVNMLCEALYQGGNQLLLSDQELTEQFHQVESQLNKLNHHLTDIFADVKTKRKLLASNKLHQVERELYVYFLKDEDYLKNIVENLENQSKIKTTGLED